Proteins encoded by one window of Pseudochaenichthys georgianus chromosome 9, fPseGeo1.2, whole genome shotgun sequence:
- the npffr1l2 gene encoding neuropeptide FF receptor 1 like 2, which translates to MEVLDNKFEEGSASTEAFANASLHGVANITNIPNIPNNTYFPYYQHSLYVATSYILAYFLIFLLCMVGNLLVCLIVFENRCMRTVTNLFILNLAISDLLVGIFCIPTTLVDNLITGWPFSNCVCKMSGFVQGVSVSASVFTLVAIAVERFRCVVYPLQPKPTVLVAKGAIVFIWTLAVLIMCPAAVALTVDKVPFHYMVHNNDFNQTVPLYSCYENFAIPQMRKVYTAVLFALIYLVPLTAIMLMYGSIGYKLGSSVIARAGQPLISQKKIKVIKMLIVVALLFMLSWLPLWTLMMMTDYAGFDRDQVELLTSYIFPFAHWLAFSNSSVNPIIYGYYNENFKKGFQAVCKSRPVCCLVQCQLWSRVVRWGRKDQSVQAAGREGDFRDATSSHNRQVLGVRNRVHNVNQLTESAEVDKSLKVGSVVVHSERSLSDRGLEMAGVQNKGSNGEESEGASPQAASVYQAWDI; encoded by the exons ATGGAGGTCCTGGACAACAAGTTCGAGGAGGGATCAGCCAGCACAGAAGCCTTTGCAAACGCCAGCCTACATGGCGTCGCAAACATCACCAACATCCCCAACATCCCCAACAACACCTATTTCCCGTACTATCAACACTCTCTCTATGTGGCCACGAGCTACATCCTGGCCTACTTCTTAATCTTCCTGCTGTGCATGGTGGGAAACCTCTTGGTGTGTTTGATCGTGTTTGAAAACCGTTGTATGCGCACGGTCACCAATCTCTTCATCCTCAATCTGGCAATCAGTGACCTGTTGGTGGGCATCTTCTGCATCCCTACAACCCTGGTGGACAACCTCATCACAG GTTGGCCTTTTTCCAACTGTGTGTGTAAGATGAGCGGCTTTGTGCAAGGAGTGTCTGTTTCTGCTTCAGTCTTCACTCTGGTGGCCATAGCTGTTGAGAG GTTTCGGTGTGTAGTGTACCCTCTACAGCCCAAGCCCACTGTTCTGGTTGCGAAGGGGGCCATCGTGTTCATCTGGACGCTAGCAGTGCTTATCATGTGTCCTGCTGCTGTGGCTCTGACTGTGGATAAAGTTCCTTTCCACTACATGGTGCACAATAACGACTTCAACCAAACCGTCCCCCTGTACTCCTGCTACGAGAACTTTGCCATCCCTCAGATGAGAAAGGTTTACACAGCGGTTCTGTTTGCTCTCATCTACCTGGTGCCGCTCACCGCCATCATGCTCATGTACGGGAGTATCGGATACAAGTTGGGGTCTTCTGTGATTGCAAGAGCTGGCCAGCCATTGATCTCCCAGAAAAAGATCAAGGTGATAAAGATGCTCATCGTGGTGGCTCTGCTCTTCATGCTGTCCTGGCTGCCGCTGTGGACCCTCATGATGATGACTGACTACGCAGGCTTCGACCGGGACCAGGTGGAACTTCTGACCAGCTACATCTTTCCCTTCGCCCACTGGCTGGCTTTCTCCAACTCCAGCGTCAACCCTATCATCTACGGCTACTACAACGAGAACTTTAAGAAGGGTTTCCAGGCTGTTTGCAAGTCTCGACCCGTCTGTTGCCTCGTGCAGTGCCAGCTGTGGAGCAGGGTGGTCAGATGGGGGAGGAAAGACCAGTCTGTGCAAGCAGCTGGTAGAGAGGGTGATTTCAGAGATGCCACTAGCAGTCACAATCGTCAAGTCTTGGGAGTGAGGAATCGAGTCCATAACGTCAACCAGCTGACTGAATCAGCCGAGGTGGATAAGAGTCTAAAGGTAGGGTCTGTGGTGGTCCACTCAGAGAGAAGTCTTTCAGATCGAGGGTTAGAAATGGCGGGAGTACAAAATAAAGGAAGCAATGGCGAGGAGTCAGAGGGGGCAAGTCCACAGGCAGCTTCAGTGTATCAGGCGTGGGACATCTGA